A single genomic interval of Shewanella psychropiezotolerans harbors:
- a CDS encoding DUF4266 domain-containing protein gives MKCKLSLISALLSVSFGAKATLDIDLSGLGEGENPPEINTKKLNQTIGSGTAQASVPESVPGSIQETVSANGRYHQSTSVSSSVYSSQGAITGLRRNVELVAPKRPSLLLSAPEVLANDISFGPGVSPTISQPMSPTLSSTLSFENMPEIEVADAKDDESMLSFLDEWLGIDPVKPWEKGTLAEKAMKPGGVVPEFDRFSEKVFSYKQGSVGGSGVGGGGCGCN, from the coding sequence ATGAAATGTAAGTTAAGCCTGATATCCGCTCTCTTGAGCGTGTCATTCGGTGCAAAGGCGACATTGGATATTGATCTTAGTGGCTTGGGTGAGGGCGAAAATCCGCCTGAAATTAACACTAAGAAGCTGAATCAGACTATTGGCTCAGGAACTGCGCAGGCCTCTGTACCAGAATCAGTACCAGGCTCGATACAAGAGACGGTCAGCGCCAATGGTCGTTATCATCAGTCCACTAGTGTCTCCTCTTCCGTGTATTCCAGTCAGGGGGCGATCACAGGCCTGAGACGTAATGTCGAGCTAGTCGCTCCTAAGCGGCCAAGTCTGCTGTTATCTGCCCCTGAAGTTTTGGCGAACGATATCTCGTTCGGCCCAGGTGTTTCACCGACTATTTCGCAGCCTATGTCTCCGACTCTTTCATCTACTCTCTCCTTCGAGAATATGCCAGAAATTGAGGTGGCAGATGCAAAAGATGATGAGTCCATGTTGTCATTTCTCGATGAGTGGCTGGGGATAGACCCGGTAAAGCCTTGGGAGAAAGGCACATTGGCCGAGAAGGCGATGAAGCCCGGCGGCGTAGTGCCTGAGTTTGACCGCTTCTCGGAGAAAGTCTTCTCCTATAAGCAAGGTTCTGTGGGTGGCAGTGGCGTCGGTGGCGGCGGCTGTGGTTGTAACTAG
- a CDS encoding TlpA family protein disulfide reductase, with product MFKRWAVIVSLVFTTLSPSAYGYQQGDLLSSKAMQELGLNPNELTIIDFFAQWCVSCREELPEVEILSRQLAGRGVSIVGVDVDEDVDVGLAFQRELGLTFRVVADPEQVLVADFQPTGMPALYYVYKGKVLKVRYGAINNIRKVIIEDIRSLDLAE from the coding sequence ATGTTTAAAAGGTGGGCCGTGATCGTTTCTTTAGTGTTTACAACGCTTTCGCCATCGGCGTATGGCTATCAACAGGGAGACTTGCTTTCATCTAAGGCGATGCAGGAGTTAGGTCTGAACCCCAATGAGCTGACTATCATAGATTTCTTTGCCCAGTGGTGCGTGTCATGCCGTGAAGAACTGCCCGAGGTTGAGATATTGTCTCGTCAGTTAGCCGGGCGCGGAGTAAGCATAGTCGGTGTCGATGTCGATGAAGACGTCGACGTGGGACTGGCATTCCAACGGGAATTAGGTCTGACTTTTCGAGTGGTAGCCGATCCGGAGCAAGTGCTGGTCGCAGATTTTCAGCCCACTGGTATGCCGGCTTTGTATTACGTCTACAAAGGCAAGGTTCTCAAGGTGAGATACGGCGCTATCAATAATATTCGAAAAGTGATCATCGAGGATATTCGGTCTCTGGATTTAGCCGAATAA
- a CDS encoding DUF3570 domain-containing protein, with protein MSKKLTLTILSGVAASGLGALSLPAQVEAADHISIHHMNFEEYGDKVKAGDNLLSIEKNFGLDWTLTAELGYDTVSGASPAWGPTTPVSGNQDLLNRAKKTQLAQGQTTEVIRAGYDPYRDAYAVQAYELEDTRYSSSANLTYRDKKRDEWSLGLNYSQEEDYESMGINGQVLIYADSRKNRSYTIGGSLLLDKTLAFEEYENFGNTQEWQDIFNSDIELGLSQIFTANFYATFTLFSGYKSGYLSNHYLTVLREIDIDDDGVIADDEVFLGQDTRPDKRLSGGINIQTFYSFSSSVVIRPRYKYFTDDWGVTSHQVGGKLSIELLDWLTLTPGYFWYTQTAADFFVDPDSADPSFAATGYATSDLRLGDFDANAYELGVSVKATKRLRLNALAAYYDRSNGYESQWWVVGATYEF; from the coding sequence ATGAGTAAAAAATTAACACTGACAATCCTAAGCGGCGTAGCAGCCTCAGGCTTAGGCGCATTATCCCTCCCGGCTCAGGTCGAGGCGGCGGATCATATTTCGATTCATCATATGAACTTCGAGGAGTACGGCGATAAGGTCAAGGCTGGCGACAATCTGCTCTCTATTGAGAAAAACTTCGGTTTGGATTGGACCCTGACCGCAGAGCTGGGTTATGACACGGTTTCGGGTGCATCTCCCGCCTGGGGGCCGACAACTCCGGTATCGGGCAACCAGGACTTGCTCAATCGAGCCAAGAAAACCCAGTTGGCACAGGGGCAAACTACTGAGGTGATTCGTGCGGGTTATGACCCTTATCGGGATGCCTATGCCGTGCAGGCCTATGAGCTCGAAGATACCCGCTACTCTAGCAGCGCTAACCTGACTTACAGAGACAAGAAGCGTGATGAGTGGAGCCTAGGCCTTAACTACTCTCAGGAGGAAGATTATGAAAGCATGGGCATCAATGGTCAGGTGCTCATCTATGCCGACAGTCGTAAGAATCGCTCCTATACCATAGGAGGCTCCTTACTGCTCGATAAGACCTTGGCATTTGAGGAATATGAGAACTTCGGTAACACCCAAGAGTGGCAAGATATCTTTAACAGTGATATCGAACTTGGGCTATCTCAGATTTTTACCGCAAACTTTTATGCCACATTTACCCTTTTTTCCGGATACAAGTCCGGGTATTTGAGCAATCATTACCTGACTGTGTTGCGTGAGATAGACATAGATGACGATGGCGTGATAGCGGACGATGAGGTCTTTCTAGGTCAGGATACCCGGCCCGATAAACGACTCTCCGGCGGGATTAATATTCAGACCTTCTACAGCTTTAGCTCATCTGTGGTTATTCGCCCACGTTACAAGTATTTTACCGATGATTGGGGGGTCACCTCCCACCAAGTTGGCGGCAAATTAAGTATCGAACTGCTGGATTGGCTGACATTGACTCCGGGATATTTTTGGTACACTCAGACTGCGGCAGACTTCTTTGTCGATCCAGATTCCGCCGACCCTTCATTTGCGGCTACCGGTTATGCCACATCGGATCTGCGTCTGGGGGATTTCGATGCCAATGCCTATGAGCTTGGTGTCAGTGTAAAGGCGACTAAGCGACTGCGTCTTAATGCTTTGGCGGCCTACTATGACAGGAGTAATGGCTATGAGAGCCAGTGGTGGGTAGTTGGGGCAACCTATGAGTTCTAA
- a CDS encoding FAD:protein FMN transferase — MSSNLVYVHRFTAMTVPCEVILFADEAEPLALAIEDNTRRLEAKYNFHDKDSWLSRQINSRGSDRVELDHETWTILRLVRQYCEATQGIFDITIGSLKYLKACQPDLSREELYLSIEPYMGLNSWSLEGMNLSFTHSQTRFDLGGVIKEYSVDQAVDLVKAAGVTGALINFGGDIRTFGQKLDGNPFVVAVLNPKDTQKPFFSLPLNNQALTTSAHYQRHYQFSDGQTSHILAKGGVHPQVLSSTVVADTALEAGIYSTALTIKPTLDVPDSIGFAFIDDKLTLHQDAEFIQS, encoded by the coding sequence ATGAGTTCTAACCTTGTTTATGTTCATCGTTTCACCGCCATGACGGTTCCCTGTGAAGTTATCTTGTTCGCCGATGAAGCCGAGCCTCTGGCTCTGGCTATCGAAGACAATACCCGGCGACTGGAAGCTAAATATAACTTCCATGACAAGGACTCCTGGCTAAGTCGGCAGATTAATTCTCGTGGGAGTGATAGGGTGGAACTCGATCATGAAACATGGACTATTCTAAGGCTGGTACGTCAGTACTGCGAGGCTACCCAAGGCATCTTCGACATCACAATCGGTAGCCTTAAATACCTTAAGGCCTGCCAGCCAGACCTGAGCCGGGAGGAGTTATACCTCAGCATTGAGCCCTATATGGGGCTCAATTCCTGGTCACTTGAGGGAATGAATCTCAGTTTTACTCATTCTCAGACTCGGTTTGACTTAGGCGGGGTGATTAAGGAGTACAGCGTCGATCAAGCAGTGGATTTAGTGAAAGCCGCCGGCGTCACCGGGGCCTTGATTAATTTCGGCGGTGACATTCGCACCTTTGGTCAAAAGCTTGATGGCAATCCGTTTGTTGTGGCCGTGCTCAACCCTAAAGACACCCAAAAACCTTTCTTCTCTTTGCCCCTGAATAATCAGGCGCTCACCACTTCGGCTCATTATCAACGTCATTACCAATTCAGTGATGGCCAGACGTCACATATATTAGCCAAAGGCGGGGTACATCCTCAGGTGCTCTCATCCACAGTGGTCGCTGACACGGCATTAGAGGCGGGAATATACAGTACGGCACTAACCATAAAGCCGACTCTGGATGTCCCTGATTCGATTGGTTTTGCCTTTATCGACGACAAGTTAACCCTTCATCAAGACGCGGAGTTTATCCAATCATGA